Proteins found in one Paenibacillus sp. FSL R10-2782 genomic segment:
- a CDS encoding cytidine deaminase codes for MKDQLIQEALEARKQAYIPYSNFQVGAAVLGSDGTVYRGCNVENASYGLCNCAERTAIFKMVSEGCRKIDAIAIVADTEGPVSPCGACRQVISEFAQPDTKVYLTNLHGNTEEWTVDQLLPGAFRPADLGK; via the coding sequence ATGAAGGATCAATTGATTCAGGAAGCGCTTGAGGCGCGTAAACAGGCATATATTCCGTACTCGAATTTTCAGGTCGGTGCTGCGGTTCTCGGAAGCGATGGCACGGTTTATCGAGGATGTAATGTGGAAAATGCCTCTTACGGCTTATGCAATTGTGCGGAACGGACAGCGATTTTTAAAATGGTATCCGAAGGCTGCCGTAAAATTGATGCCATTGCGATTGTAGCAGATACGGAAGGGCCTGTGTCTCCATGCGGAGCCTGTCGTCAGGTGATTTCCGAATTTGCTCAACCAGATACCAAAGTGTATCTGACCAACCTTCATGGCAACACGGAAGAGTGGACGGTGGACCAACTACTGCCGGGTGCTTTTCGACCTGCTGATCTGGGGAAATAA
- the deoB gene encoding phosphopentomutase: MSKFKRIHLVVMDSVGIGEAPDAAQFDDYDVDTLGHIARERGGLNMPNMGKLGLSNIRSIEGVQAAEKPLAYYTKMQEASNGKDTMTGHWEIMGLNIAVPFRVFPNGFPDELIQRIEEHTGRKVIGNKPASGTEIIDELGEEHVKTGALIIYTSADSVLQIATHEEVVPLKELYEICEFCRKITLEDPYMLGRIIARPFVGEAGNFSRTSNRHDYALKPFGRTTMNELKDAGLDVIALGKISDIYDGEGVTKAVRTVSNMDGMDKLVATLDEDFTGLSFLNLVDFDAVYGHRRDPQGYGQALDDYDARLPEVFAKMTDEDLLIITADHGNDPTYRGTDHTREYVPLLAYSPRFTAGGKELAVRKTFADIGATVADNFGVKLPEHGTSFLAELQ, translated from the coding sequence ATGTCTAAATTCAAACGGATTCACTTGGTTGTTATGGACTCTGTGGGGATCGGCGAAGCGCCGGATGCTGCCCAGTTTGATGATTACGATGTAGATACACTCGGTCATATTGCCCGTGAACGTGGCGGTCTGAACATGCCGAATATGGGTAAGCTTGGTCTGTCCAACATTCGTTCTATTGAAGGGGTGCAAGCCGCTGAGAAGCCGCTCGCGTATTACACTAAAATGCAGGAAGCGTCCAACGGCAAGGATACAATGACCGGACATTGGGAAATCATGGGCTTGAATATTGCGGTTCCTTTCCGCGTATTCCCCAATGGCTTTCCAGATGAGCTGATTCAGCGCATTGAGGAGCATACGGGCCGCAAAGTCATTGGCAACAAGCCTGCCAGCGGAACGGAAATCATTGACGAGCTGGGCGAGGAACATGTGAAAACAGGAGCGCTCATCATCTATACATCGGCGGATTCGGTGCTGCAAATTGCGACACATGAGGAAGTTGTACCTTTGAAGGAGCTTTATGAGATTTGCGAGTTCTGTCGTAAAATCACGCTGGAAGACCCGTACATGCTGGGCCGGATTATTGCGCGTCCGTTCGTAGGAGAGGCCGGGAACTTCTCCCGCACCTCCAATCGCCATGATTATGCGCTCAAGCCGTTTGGTCGTACCACGATGAACGAGTTGAAGGATGCAGGTCTGGATGTGATCGCATTGGGTAAAATCTCCGACATTTATGACGGTGAGGGTGTGACGAAAGCAGTGCGCACCGTGTCCAATATGGATGGCATGGATAAACTGGTGGCTACGCTGGATGAGGATTTTACCGGGTTAAGCTTCTTGAATCTGGTCGACTTTGATGCTGTATACGGTCATCGCCGTGATCCGCAGGGATATGGTCAGGCTTTGGACGATTATGATGCCCGTTTGCCAGAGGTATTCGCTAAAATGACGGATGAGGATCTGCTGATTATCACCGCAGACCATGGGAATGACCCGACGTATCGGGGAACGGATCATACACGTGAATATGTGCCTCTGTTGGCGTATTCCCCACGTTTTACAGCTGGAGGCAAGGAGCTTGCGGTACGTAAGACGTTTGCGGATATCGGCGCGACAGTAGCGGATAACTTTGGTGTGAAGCTGCCTGAACACGGAACGAGCTTTTTGGCAGAGCTTCAATAA
- a CDS encoding pyrimidine-nucleoside phosphorylase, translated as MRMVDLIEKKRDGKELTTEEINFIIQGYTQGEIPDYQVSALAMSIFFKDMTERERADLTMAMVHSGDTIDLSAIEGVKVDKHSTGGVGDTTTLVLAPLVAALDIPVAKMSGRGLGHTGGTIDKLEAIAGFHVEISKDEFVDLVNRSKIAVIGQSGNLTPADKKLYALRDVTATVNSIPLIASSIMSKKIAAGSDAIVLDVKTGAGAFMKTVDDAKELAHAMVSIGNNVGRKTMAVISDMSQPLGLAIGNSLEVKEAIDTLRGQGPKDLEELCMALGSQMVFLAGKANSLEDAEEKLQEVIRNGKALEKFKEFIANQGGDASVVDHPERLPQAQYLIEVPAKQDGVVAEIVADEIGTAAMLLGAGRATKESEIDLAVGLMLNKKVGDAVKVGDSLVTIHANREDVAQVLEKIYANIRIADHAEAPVLIYGTVTE; from the coding sequence ATGAGAATGGTAGACTTGATCGAGAAAAAGCGTGATGGAAAAGAACTGACCACCGAAGAAATAAATTTTATTATCCAAGGCTACACGCAGGGGGAAATTCCTGACTATCAGGTAAGTGCGTTAGCGATGTCCATTTTCTTCAAAGATATGACTGAACGCGAACGCGCGGATCTGACGATGGCGATGGTTCATTCAGGTGATACGATTGACCTGTCCGCGATTGAAGGCGTGAAGGTCGATAAGCACTCCACTGGCGGTGTGGGCGATACGACAACGCTGGTGCTGGCTCCGCTCGTAGCGGCTTTGGACATTCCAGTAGCGAAAATGTCAGGTCGCGGCCTCGGACATACCGGAGGAACGATTGATAAGCTGGAGGCTATTGCAGGCTTCCACGTAGAAATCAGCAAGGATGAATTCGTAGATCTGGTCAATCGCAGTAAAATCGCGGTCATCGGACAAAGCGGCAACCTCACGCCTGCGGACAAAAAACTGTATGCCTTGCGTGACGTTACAGCAACCGTAAATTCCATTCCGCTGATTGCCAGCTCAATCATGAGTAAGAAAATCGCTGCTGGTTCCGATGCCATCGTACTCGATGTGAAGACAGGTGCAGGCGCGTTCATGAAAACCGTTGATGATGCCAAAGAACTGGCACACGCGATGGTAAGCATCGGTAACAATGTCGGCCGCAAAACGATGGCTGTCATTTCCGATATGAGTCAGCCGCTGGGCCTTGCCATTGGTAACTCGCTGGAAGTCAAAGAAGCGATTGATACACTGCGCGGTCAAGGACCTAAGGATCTGGAAGAGCTGTGTATGGCCTTGGGCAGTCAGATGGTATTTTTGGCTGGCAAAGCCAATTCTCTCGAAGACGCCGAAGAGAAGCTTCAGGAAGTCATTCGCAATGGCAAAGCGCTGGAGAAATTTAAAGAGTTTATTGCAAACCAGGGCGGTGACGCTTCGGTTGTGGATCATCCGGAACGCTTGCCACAAGCACAGTATCTCATCGAAGTGCCTGCGAAGCAGGATGGTGTGGTGGCTGAAATCGTGGCTGACGAAATCGGTACCGCTGCGATGCTGCTTGGAGCAGGACGCGCAACCAAAGAATCCGAGATTGATCTGGCTGTTGGCCTGATGCTGAATAAAAAGGTCGGCGATGCTGTAAAAGTGGGCGATTCACTGGTTACCATCCATGCGAACCGTGAAGATGTAGCCCAAGTGCTGGAGAAAATCTACGCGAACATCCGTATTGCGGATCACGCCGAAGCTCCTGTACTGATCTACGGAACGGTGACGGAGTAA
- the deoC gene encoding deoxyribose-phosphate aldolase encodes MNIAGLIDHTLLRADATKDEITKLTAEAKKYQFASVCVNPTWVAYSAEQLAGTGVNICTVIGFPLGANTTATKAFETKDAIANGATEIDMVINIGALKERNLQLVEQDIRGVVEAAAGTLVKVIIEACLLTDEEKVLASELSVKAGANFVKTSTGFSTGGATAEDVALMRKTVGPEIGVKASGGVRSLEDVQKLVEAGASRIGASSGVTIIEGQQSTSSY; translated from the coding sequence ATGAACATTGCAGGATTAATCGACCATACATTGTTGCGTGCAGACGCGACGAAGGATGAAATTACAAAATTGACCGCTGAAGCGAAGAAATATCAGTTTGCTTCCGTATGTGTGAACCCGACCTGGGTAGCTTACTCCGCAGAGCAACTGGCTGGTACAGGCGTGAACATTTGCACCGTTATCGGTTTCCCGCTGGGAGCGAATACGACGGCAACGAAAGCGTTCGAAACGAAGGATGCTATTGCCAACGGTGCAACTGAAATTGACATGGTCATCAACATAGGTGCTTTGAAAGAACGCAATTTGCAATTGGTAGAGCAGGATATCCGTGGTGTTGTGGAAGCAGCGGCGGGTACACTGGTAAAAGTGATTATCGAAGCATGCTTGCTGACAGACGAAGAAAAGGTACTGGCTTCTGAGCTGTCCGTGAAAGCAGGAGCGAATTTCGTGAAAACGTCGACAGGCTTCTCTACTGGCGGAGCAACTGCGGAAGATGTGGCTTTGATGCGCAAAACCGTAGGACCTGAGATTGGTGTTAAGGCTTCCGGCGGCGTACGCAGTCTGGAAGACGTACAGAAATTGGTGGAAGCGGGCGCAAGCCGTATCGGTGCAAGTTCCGGTGTGACAATCATCGAGGGCCAGCAGTCTACATCTTCCTACTAA
- the deoD gene encoding purine-nucleoside phosphorylase, with translation MSVHIGAKPGEIAETILLPGDPLRAKFIAETYLEDVTCYNEVRGMLGFTGTYQGKRLSVQGTGMGLPSISIYVNELISEYGVKNLFRVGTCGGMKEHVHVRDVILAQASCTDSGMNRHIFGGYDYSPIASFPLLKGAYDRGVAKGLKMHVGNVFSSDSFYRDDKSVVQKLMEYGVLGVEMETSALYTLAAKFGVNALTILTVSDHLLTGEETTAEERQTTFKEMMEVALDTAISL, from the coding sequence ATGAGTGTACACATTGGAGCCAAGCCAGGAGAGATTGCAGAAACGATTTTGCTGCCAGGAGACCCGTTGCGGGCGAAATTTATTGCTGAAACGTATCTGGAAGACGTGACCTGCTACAACGAGGTGCGCGGAATGCTCGGATTTACGGGAACGTATCAGGGCAAACGCCTTTCTGTACAGGGAACCGGCATGGGATTGCCATCTATCAGTATTTATGTCAATGAGCTGATTAGCGAGTACGGTGTAAAAAACTTGTTTCGCGTAGGTACTTGTGGCGGGATGAAGGAGCATGTGCATGTTCGTGACGTTATTTTGGCACAGGCATCCTGCACGGATTCCGGCATGAACCGCCATATCTTTGGCGGCTACGACTATTCGCCGATTGCCAGTTTCCCTTTATTAAAGGGCGCTTATGATCGCGGTGTTGCCAAGGGCTTGAAGATGCATGTCGGCAACGTGTTCAGCTCGGACAGCTTTTATCGTGATGACAAATCAGTTGTGCAAAAGCTGATGGAATACGGCGTCCTGGGTGTCGAAATGGAGACTTCGGCTTTGTATACGCTGGCGGCCAAGTTTGGTGTGAACGCGCTGACGATTCTGACGGTAAGTGATCATTTGCTGACGGGTGAGGAAACGACAGCGGAAGAACGGCAAACGACCTTTAAAGAAATGATGGAAGTTGCCCTGGATACAGCGATATCCCTGTAA
- a CDS encoding sulfate ABC transporter substrate-binding protein — MKGKWKSGLILGLSLVLMLTLSACGASKGETQANGSSASGSKDVKLLNVSYDPTRELYEAYNKAFAAHWEKEKGQKVTIKQSHGGSGKQSRSVQDGLDADVVTLALGYDIDALQEKGLIKEGWQDKYEHNSSPYTSTIVLLVRKGNPKGIKDWDDLIRGDVQVITPNPKTSGGARWNYLAAWAYALKKNNNDEAKAQQFVQELYKHVPVLDSGARGATTTFGERGIGDVLIAWENEALLSVKELGTDKFDIVYPSISILAEPPVAVVDKVVDKKGTREIADAYLKYLYSEEGQTIAAENYYRPTLDSVKEKFKDQFPKLELVTLKDVFGTWKEAQQKHFSDKGIFDQIYVPGS; from the coding sequence ATGAAAGGGAAATGGAAAAGTGGACTTATTCTCGGACTATCTTTGGTTTTGATGTTGACGTTAAGTGCTTGTGGAGCAAGCAAGGGTGAAACACAGGCGAATGGCAGCTCTGCTTCGGGTTCCAAGGATGTAAAGCTGCTCAATGTTTCATATGATCCGACCCGTGAGCTGTATGAGGCGTATAACAAGGCGTTTGCCGCCCACTGGGAGAAGGAGAAAGGGCAGAAGGTCACGATTAAGCAATCTCATGGAGGATCTGGCAAGCAAAGCCGTTCGGTGCAGGATGGGCTGGATGCGGATGTAGTTACCCTGGCTCTGGGCTACGATATTGATGCATTACAGGAAAAAGGGCTGATTAAAGAAGGATGGCAGGATAAATATGAGCATAACAGCTCTCCATACACTTCAACCATTGTGCTGCTGGTGCGTAAGGGCAATCCGAAAGGAATTAAGGACTGGGATGATCTGATTCGCGGCGATGTGCAGGTTATTACGCCGAACCCCAAGACATCAGGTGGAGCCCGCTGGAATTACCTTGCGGCATGGGCGTATGCGCTCAAGAAAAACAATAACGATGAAGCCAAAGCCCAGCAATTTGTACAGGAGCTGTACAAACATGTGCCGGTATTGGACAGTGGAGCGCGTGGAGCGACAACAACCTTTGGAGAGCGCGGAATTGGTGACGTGTTGATCGCTTGGGAGAATGAAGCGCTGCTTTCCGTGAAGGAGTTGGGGACGGATAAATTCGACATCGTGTATCCGTCGATTAGCATTTTGGCAGAGCCTCCGGTAGCGGTGGTTGATAAGGTCGTGGATAAAAAAGGTACACGTGAGATAGCGGATGCGTACTTGAAATATTTGTACAGCGAAGAGGGGCAAACCATTGCCGCCGAGAACTATTATCGTCCAACGCTGGATAGCGTAAAGGAGAAGTTCAAGGATCAATTTCCCAAGCTGGAACTGGTGACCTTGAAGGATGTATTCGGAACATGGAAGGAGGCGCAGCAAAAGCATTTTAGCGACAAGGGCATCTTTGA
- a CDS encoding chemotaxis protein CheW encodes MSEFIVCKLASKTFALNFVEVEEVMNARKGTPLPFSESWHEGMVTIRGDVFTILNLRKKLQLPASNESSEDKMILLSRAKIALLVDQVEDTASALDSQLKSNEEEWQRELFPAVLEHQGALVPVIDMDAFLASTKTN; translated from the coding sequence ATGTCCGAATTTATTGTGTGCAAACTGGCGAGCAAAACGTTCGCTTTAAACTTTGTAGAAGTGGAAGAAGTCATGAATGCCAGGAAAGGAACACCGCTTCCTTTTTCCGAGTCATGGCATGAAGGAATGGTCACCATTCGAGGTGACGTATTTACGATCCTGAATTTGCGCAAAAAGCTGCAGCTCCCCGCTTCAAACGAGTCCTCCGAGGACAAAATGATTTTGCTCAGCCGGGCAAAAATTGCTCTGCTCGTCGATCAGGTGGAGGATACAGCTTCCGCCCTGGACAGCCAGTTGAAAAGCAACGAGGAAGAGTGGCAGCGCGAGCTGTTTCCTGCCGTACTAGAGCATCAGGGCGCACTCGTTCCGGTGATCGATATGGACGCGTTTCTCGCTTCGACCAAGACGAATTAA
- a CDS encoding NupC/NupG family nucleoside CNT transporter — protein sequence MKYVIALVGLLVVFALTYVASSDKRKIRYRPLVVMVVLQAALAFVLLNTGIGEILVKGFAKGFNSLIGYAMEGINFVFGGIANEGAAPFFIGVLLPIVFISALIGILQYVKVLPFIIKYIGLVLSKVNGMGKLESYNAVASAILGQSEVFISVKKQIGLLPKHRLYTLCASAMSTVSMSIVGAYMQMLNPKYVVTALVLNLFGGFIISSIINPYKIEKEDDLLEVQDEEKQSFFEMLGEYIMDGFKVAITVAAMLIGFVALIAMVNGIFSWALGISFQSLLGYVFAPFAFVMGIPWSEAVQAGSIMATKLVSNEFVAMLDLTKQTGLSERTVGIVSVFLVSFANFSSIGIISGAVKGLHEKQGNVVARFGLKLLYGATLVSVLSAIIAGLFL from the coding sequence ATGAAATATGTAATCGCTCTGGTGGGACTGCTTGTTGTATTTGCACTTACTTACGTTGCCAGCAGTGACAAACGTAAAATCAGGTATCGTCCGCTGGTGGTTATGGTTGTATTGCAGGCGGCACTTGCTTTTGTATTGCTGAATACAGGGATTGGTGAAATTCTGGTCAAAGGTTTTGCAAAAGGGTTTAACAGTCTGATTGGGTACGCTATGGAAGGGATTAACTTTGTATTCGGCGGGATTGCGAATGAAGGGGCGGCGCCGTTCTTTATCGGTGTATTGCTGCCGATCGTGTTCATATCCGCGCTGATTGGGATTTTGCAATATGTCAAAGTGTTGCCTTTTATTATTAAATATATCGGGCTTGTCTTGAGCAAAGTAAACGGAATGGGTAAACTGGAATCCTACAACGCTGTAGCTTCGGCTATTCTGGGTCAATCCGAGGTGTTTATTTCCGTTAAAAAGCAAATTGGTCTCCTGCCGAAGCATCGACTGTATACGCTGTGTGCGTCTGCGATGTCTACGGTGTCCATGTCGATTGTGGGAGCCTACATGCAAATGTTGAACCCCAAATATGTGGTTACTGCTTTGGTATTGAACCTGTTCGGCGGTTTTATTATCTCTTCGATTATTAATCCGTACAAGATTGAGAAGGAAGATGATTTGCTGGAGGTTCAGGATGAAGAGAAGCAGTCCTTCTTCGAAATGCTCGGGGAGTATATTATGGACGGCTTCAAGGTTGCTATTACGGTAGCTGCGATGCTGATCGGTTTTGTGGCGCTGATTGCCATGGTTAACGGAATTTTCTCTTGGGCCCTTGGAATAAGCTTCCAATCATTGCTTGGTTATGTGTTTGCGCCTTTCGCTTTTGTCATGGGCATTCCATGGAGCGAAGCGGTTCAGGCAGGCAGCATTATGGCCACCAAGCTCGTGTCCAACGAATTTGTAGCAATGCTGGATCTGACCAAGCAAACGGGCTTGTCGGAGCGCACGGTCGGGATCGTATCGGTGTTCCTTGTATCTTTTGCAAACTTCTCTTCCATCGGTATCATTTCCGGGGCTGTGAAGGGTCTGCATGAGAAGCAGGGGAATGTGGTGGCCCGCTTTGGTCTGAAGCTGTTGTACGGCGCGACGCTGGTTAGCGTGCTGTCGGCAATTATTGCAGGGTTGTTTTTGTAA
- a CDS encoding sugar-binding transcriptional regulator, with protein MEHEKQRLSIEAARLYYLNDYSQQEIAVRLGVSRPTVSRLLQAAKEQGYVRISIVDPMEDMDELGEQVKKKYGLDTVLVCYSPLNEYQEIKKHISKKAADYLHETVQDADIIGVTWGTTMHAVALHLQQKQVKGVEVVQLKGGVSHSHVNTYAVETVNLFAEAFHTIARYLPLPVIFDSYAVKKMVEEDRHIQRIIELGKQANIAVFTVGTVKEDALLFRLGYFNHEEQKLLQKIGKGDICSRFFDDEGNICSPEINSRTVGIDLPDLRKKEKAILVAGGQRKVEAIRASLRGKYANILVTDQFTAQALLQ; from the coding sequence ATGGAACATGAAAAGCAGCGTCTAAGTATCGAGGCAGCCAGATTATACTATCTGAACGACTATAGTCAGCAAGAAATTGCAGTCAGACTCGGGGTATCGCGTCCCACGGTATCGCGGTTGCTTCAAGCTGCCAAGGAACAGGGATATGTGAGAATCAGTATTGTTGATCCGATGGAGGATATGGATGAGCTCGGAGAGCAGGTCAAGAAGAAATACGGGCTGGATACTGTTCTGGTCTGCTATTCGCCGTTAAATGAATATCAGGAAATCAAGAAGCATATTAGCAAAAAAGCTGCTGATTATTTGCATGAAACGGTACAAGATGCAGATATTATTGGAGTGACGTGGGGAACAACGATGCATGCGGTGGCGCTTCATCTCCAGCAAAAGCAGGTGAAGGGCGTCGAGGTCGTACAGCTCAAAGGAGGCGTAAGCCATTCGCATGTCAACACGTATGCTGTGGAGACGGTGAATTTGTTCGCGGAAGCCTTTCACACGATTGCACGATACTTGCCGCTGCCTGTGATTTTTGATAGTTATGCTGTCAAAAAAATGGTTGAGGAGGATCGGCACATCCAGCGTATCATTGAGCTTGGCAAGCAGGCGAACATTGCTGTGTTTACGGTGGGGACGGTCAAAGAGGATGCGCTGTTGTTCAGATTGGGCTATTTTAACCATGAGGAACAGAAGCTGCTGCAAAAAATCGGCAAGGGCGATATTTGCTCACGTTTTTTTGATGATGAGGGCAACATATGCAGTCCGGAAATTAACAGTCGTACCGTCGGCATTGATTTGCCTGATTTGCGCAAGAAGGAGAAGGCGATTCTCGTTGCCGGAGGACAGCGCAAAGTGGAGGCCATCCGGGCGTCGCTGCGTGGTAAGTATGCGAATATTTTGGTGACAGACCAGTTTACGGCACAGGCACTTTTACAGTAA